GCTCGCGGCAATATTTTCCGGGCTGGTGTTCATCCTTAGCTACAACACACTGCCGCTCCTTAGCGCAAGGGGACAGTCTAATATGGTTGGCGCTTCGGCAGCAATTATGGCGGTGCTTATTGCCGTGGCAGTCTATGCACCATACTACAATGTAAGGCTGCTGTTGCTTGGCAATGTAAAGCTATGGCATATAGCGGCATTTTTCATCATCAGCGACCTGATCATGGCTTCGGTAGAAAATGAGGGCGGCCATATCGCGCACCTTGCAGGATCGCTTTTGGGCTACCTGTATATTGTACTCCTTAAAAACGGCACCGACCTTAGCAAAGGCGTGTCCGGCATTATAGATTTCTTTTCCAACCTCTTTAAGCCCAGGAAAGCAAAGCCGTTCACAAAAGTGCACCGCAATACGGCACCACCGGTTAACAGGCCTTCTCCAAAGCCAAAAGATATCACGCAAAAACAAATCGATGATATACTCGATAAGATCAGCAAATCCGGCTACGACAGCCTGACAAAGGAAGAAAAAGAATTTTTGTTCCGGTTAGAAAATAATAAGTAGATTTGGGTATACACTGGCACCGGATGAAAAAGCTCTCGTGGTTCAACAAAGTCATGTTTTTCTTCAATATAGTTTTAACTGTATTGACTTTTATTGCCTATTTGTTGCCGTTCATGGCGCCTAAGCTTTTCCCGTTCCTTTCGGTATTCACGCTTATGATGCCGCTCATGCTGGTGCTCAACTTCCTCTTTTTCCTCTACTGGCTGCTGCAGACCAAAAGGCAGATGCTCCTCTCGGGACTGGTATTGCTGTTGGGGATAACCTTCGTCAGCAAATGCTATAAATTCTCGTCAACAAATATGCCCGAAGAGAAAGACGACTTTACCCTGATGAGCTACAACGTTAGGCTGTTCAACCTGTACGACTGGATACCAAGGAAAGACATTGCAGGTACGATAATGGGATTTATTAAAGAAAAGAAACCGGATATAGTGTGCCTACAGGAATATTCAAAAAGAGGCAAGGCTTCATTTCCCGCATACAGGCACAAATTTGTTTTTGGCAGGGATGGCGAAACAGGGCAGGCAATTTATTCCCGTTTCCCCATAATCGACAGCGGGCATATAGAATTTCCCGGATCTGCCAACAATGTGATCTTTGCCGATATAAAAAAAGGGAAAGATACGCTGCGGGTATATAGTATGCACCTGCAGTCGATCAAAATAAGCCCGGATATCCATGAAAAGATAAACGAGGAGAAATCGAAAGTTATTTTTAAAAGGATGAGTGAGGCCTTTGCCAAACAGCAGCACCAGGCAGAATTGTTCGAAAAGCATAAAGGCAGCTGCAGGTATAAGATGGTTATTTGCGGCGACCTGAACAACAGCGCGTTTTCCTATGTGTACCGCAGCGTAAAGGGTAAAATGAAAGATGCTTTTGAAGAGGCAGGCAGCGGCTTCGGGAAGTCGTACAATTATAAATATTATCCGGCACGCATCGATTATATCTTTACCGATAAAATGATAAACGTCAAGCAATATACCACCTTCGATACGTTTGTCAACTCCGACCATTTTCCCGTAATGACACGATTGTCCTTAAAAGAGGAAGAATAGTTTTCAAATCCGATATGCATTAAATCTTGTAGTCTAAAAATCTAATAATCTTTTTTTGGGCGTGCCGGCTCCGTAAACTACGCCGTCGGGCCATTGCTTCGCCAGTTCGGCTTTGAGCCTCAGGTCGCTCTATCCCTCCGCTGCGCTGCGGGGATGCCGCCCTGCCTGCCGGCAGGCAGGTCCTGTCCCTCACGCGGACGTAAACATCTGTTATACGTTAATAACCTTATTACCGTTCGGTAGAGATGCATTGAATGCATCTCACAGGAGAATTGCCAGTGTCTACCCCCAAAAACTTATAACGATTTTACGTTACACACATCGGACTTCGGACCTCCGACAAAATGCTACAAAGCCTGTTTCCTCAAATACTCCATTGCATAACGCCCTTCATTGAACAAAAGGTCGAGTATGCTCAGGTTATTGATGAAGCCGTGTTTTTCGCCAAAAACCTGTGTGTACGGCTCAAAGGCAGCAGTGTCTTTTTTGCCATTGGCCAGGTAGCGGTAATCCTGCAGGCCGTTGGCTTCCCGGAAATACTCAACCGTTCTTTCGGGGTTATAGTCCATCCCGAGGCAGGAAGTTACGATATCCATGATCTCAAAATTAAGGTCCATCATGAACGTGTGCTTTTTCTCGAATACAGGCCGTATATCGTCCTCAAAATATTCAAAGAAAGGCGAGGAGCGGTAGGCTGCCTCAAGCGATTTAAAATGCTGTTTCTGCCAGTCGAACGCAGGCTCAATCTTTACGTCCTTAAACAATTGCCTGTTGCCATCGTTGCTGTGCTTCACCGGGATGTTGAGCATCTGCATCCCGTTCGGGCTGTAAATGTACATCCGGTTGCGGTTGGTTTGCTTCTGGAAATTGTCTTCCGCCTCAAATACCACTTTACCGGCATGCGCCATCGCTACAAAATGGCTGATGGAGGGGAAATATGTAGAATGAATTAAGATGTCCATTGTCTGTCCTTTATTGTTGTAAACAGTAGAGACGTAGCACTGCTACGTCTCTAATTATAATTTCATCAATTTCTGATTATGCTTTTTCAGCTTTATTCCTCCTGTTCCTAAAGAAGCTGAATCCGATATACAATACCAATGCACCGAGGAAATACTTAAAGTAGGATACAGGTTCATCGTCACCGCCAACAGTAATAAAGAATCTGTCCCATCGTGGCTTCTTATTTTCATCAAGGCTCATCCATACGAATACAGGCTTGCCCACGATATGGTCTTCCGGTACAAACCCCCAGTAACGGCTGTCTTCCGAGTTGTGGCGGTTATCACCCATCATCCAGTAATAATTCTGCTTAAAGGTATAGCTTGTTGCAGGCTGCCCGTTGATAAGGATCTGCCCGCCTATATCTTCTAACGTGTTGTGCTCATAATCGGTAATGATCATTTTATAGAAAGGCAGTGTTTCTTTATTCAGCTCAACAGTTTTTCCCTCTTCCGGAATATAAATTGGCCCCATGTTGTCCTGTGTCCATTCCGGTTTTGAATGCGGGAATATCGAGGTGCCTGGATTGGCCGGGTCATAATTGAATTTATAGCGCTCAACGCTTTTCACCAATGGATTGGTTTTTAGTATTTCTGCATTCTCATCAGTAAGAGCACGGAAAATATATTTATTTTGAGATGAATCATACCCAATGTCCGACCTGTTGATTTGCAATTCTCCAATAAGGTAATTTGGATCAAGCATGCTTCCATCTTTAGTCGTTACAAAATAAATATGCTGTAGCTTTGCCCTGCCGCTTAATTTCAACTCCTTACCGTTAATAAGAACTACGCCGTCTTTAATGGATAGATTATCTCCCGGGGTACCTACGCAGCGTTTTACATAGTTCGATTTTTTGTCGACAGGCTTCCTCACCCGGCGTCCAGAATTATCCCTGAATTTAACCACTGTATCTATCGGCCAGTTGAAAACAACAATGTCATTTTTCTCTACCTTCTCAAAGCCAGGAAGCCTGAAATAAGGCAATTGCGGCCAGTTGCTGTAGGATTTGGTATTGATTACAGGTATGGTATCATGCACCATAGGCGCTGCAATGGTGGTCATAGGCGTACGTGCGCCATAATTGAATTTGCTCACGAAAAGGAAATCGCCCACCAAAAGCGTTTTTTCCAACGATGCCGTTGGGATAGTAAAGGGCTGCATCACATAGGTATGAACTATAGTAGCTACAACTATGGCGAAAAGAAGCGAGCCAACGGTGCTGTCCTTTCTTTCCTCTTCACCTTCGGGAGTATAAGTTACCTTGTCGTTATAATTTATGGCATATATATAAAGGCCCAGGGTAACAATACCTAAAATCGTATCGGTTGACGAACGTTTGCCAAAAGCGCGCAACGTCTGTACCCAAACCACAGGGAACATGATGAGGTTTACCACAGGAATGAAGAGTAGGATCGTCCACCACTTTGGCCTGTTAATGATCTGCATCAGCACCACGGCATTATAAACCGGTACTGCCGCTTCCCATCGCTTCCTGCCTGCTTTTTCGTATAGTTTCCAGGTTCCTAAAAAGTGTATTACCTGTACTGCCAGGAAAAATATAAACCACTGTAATAAAGTCATTGCTGTATAATTTTTTCTATATGTCTAACTAAATCAAAAAATGTTACTGTAATCCCAGCACATCTTTCATACTGTATATTCCTTTTTTACCCAAAAGCCATTCAGCGGCTATTACAGCGCCCAATGCGAAGCCTTCGCGGCTATGGGCGGTATGCTTTATTTCTATCGAATCGACCTCCGAATCATACATTACCGTATGGGTGCCGGGAACGCCTTCTTCTCTTTTTGCATTGATGAATATCTCATCTTCTTGTGGGTTGCCAATCGCCCAGCTCGAATAATCGGAATTGGCAATAATGTCTTTTGCTAATGTTATTGCCGTGCCGCTCGGGGCATCCAGTTTTTGTATATGGTGCACCTCTTCCATCGAAACGCGGTACTGCTTCAGGCTAGCCATCATTTTGGCTAAATAGGTGTTCAGCTCAAAAAAGATATTCACCCCCAGGCTGAAATTCGACCCGTAGATAAACGCGCCGTTCTTATCCTCGCACAGCTTCGCCATGTCATGGTAGTGCTCCAGCCATCCGGTCGTACCCGAAATCACAGGGACATTCCCATTAAGGCAAGCGGAAATATTCCCCACCGCAGCATCAGGTATGCTAAAGTCAATAGCCACATCGGCATCATTCAGGCCTTCAAATGTATCGGCGCTGCTTTTGCGCAGCACGATTTCGTGGCCGCGCTCCAAAGCGATGCGCTCTATAACCTTGCCCATTTTGCCATAGCCTAATAATGCGATCTTCATGCGTAATTAAAATTGATAGTTAAGGGAAAAGCCCATGCTGTACTTATAATCCATTTGGTTTTGCTGCATGCTTGGCTTCAGCGACAAATTCTCATTTACGTTAAATTGCTGCAGGTGCGCGTCCACATTGGCATCTATAATGTTGAGCACATAGATACCCACGGTGAGCAGCAGCGAAAGGTCGCGGTTGCGCTGGTGGAACTTTTGGGCAGCGATAAGGCGGTCATTGCCCAGTTCTGCAAGCTGTCCGGTTACGGGCCTGCCCGCAAGCCTGGCTTTGTAGGCATCGCGGTATTCGTGGTACTTGTTGTTGTTGAAGGTATAGTAGTAAAAACTAAGCCCCATGCCGCCGTAAACCAATGGCACCTTCCAGTACTTCTTATTGTAAACCTGGCCAAGCCCCGGTACTATAGCAGAATAGAACGCTGCCTTGCTGGGTGCAAGTGCGTCTAATTTGTAGGGCTTTAAAAGAAGCGAATCTTTTGGCTTAGGGGTATCGATCACTTTTACTTCGTCCTGGGCAAACGCCGGCACGGAAGACAAAAAGAATAGTACTATGAATATGGAAAGTAGGTTTCTCACTATCCTTTTATAAGTTTGATGATCCTGTTGAAATCTTCCTGGGAGTGGAACGGGATGGTAATCTTGCCTTTTCCTTTGCTGTCGGCCTTTACATCGACTTTAGCCCCGAAAAAGCCTGTAATTGCCTTGGTGTGCTCTTCATCCACTTTAAAGGGCTCGCCCTTGGCGGGTTTTGCCGGTGCGGGCTTCAGGCTGTCCTGGTATGTTTTTACCAATGCCTCCGTTTCCCTTACCGATAGGTTGCGGCTCACAATCTTCTGGTAAATATCCGCCTGCGCGTCGTGGTCCTCGATATTGATGATGGCGCGCCCGTGGCCCATGCTGATGAAACCATCGCGGATACCCGTCTGGATGATCGGGTCCAGTTTTAGCAGGCGAAGGTAGTTGGCAATAGTTGAGCGTTTTTTACCTACGCGGTCGCTCATCTGCTCCTGCGTAAGCTGTATCTCGTCCATCAGCCTTTGGTAGGAGAGGGCGATCTCTATAGGGTCGAGGTCATGGCGCTGGATGTTCTCCACCAGTGCCATGACCAGCGATTCGTTGTCGTTGGCAATGCGAATGTAGGCAGGTACCGTTTCCAGTCCGGCAAGCTTTGAAGCGCGTAGCCTTCGCTCACCCGATATCAGCTGGTATTTATTAAAGTCCAGCTTGCGTACGGTAATTGGCTGTATCACGCCCAGCTCTTTGATGGATATGCTCAGTTCCCTCAGCGCTTCCTCATTAAAGTTGGTACGTGGCTGGAAAGGGTTGATTTCAATGGCATCAAGCTCTATCTCCAGGATGTTGCCCACAACCTTATCTGCATTCTTGTCCTCAACCGATTTGATGTCGTTCTCCGGGTCTTTCAGTAATGCCGATAATCCTCTTCCTAATGCCTGTTTCTTTATAGCTTTTGTCATAAACCTACTTTAGTGCTGTTTTTCTTTATAATTTCTTCGGCAAGGTTGATATAATTTACCGCGCCTTTGCTCGTAGCGTCATAATTGATGATGCTTTCGCCAAAGCTCGGCGCCTCACTAAGCTTCACATTACGCTGTATTACCGTGTCGAATACCATATCGTGAAAATGCTTCTGCACTTCCTCCACCACCTGGTTCGAAAGGCGCAGGCGGGAATCGTACATAGTGAGCAGCAGCCCTTCGATATCTAACGCCGGATTGTGTATTTTTTGTACGCTTTTTATTGTATTTAACAGCTTTCCAAGACCCTCAAGCGCAAAATATTCGCACTGGATAGGGATCACTACCGAGTCGGCAGCCGTAAGCGCATTCAGCGTTAGCAGCCCAAGCGACGGTGCGCAGTCGATAAGGATATAGTCATACTCATCCTTAACGCTTTTCAGGGCCTGCTTTAGCATGTACTCGCGGTTTTCCTTGTCTACCAGCTCGATCTCGATAGCCACAAGGTCAATATGCGCAGGGATAACCCATACATTCGGGGCCGTGCACTCTATGGTCGCCTCTTTGGGCGTGTTGCTGTGTTCCAGTATCTGGTAGGTGCCCATCTCTACCGACTCCACATCAATGCCCAGGCCGGAACTCGCATTGGCCTGCGGGTCGGCATCTATCAGTAGTACCTTTTTTTCGAGCACTCCCAGCGAAGCAGCAAGGTTAACGGTGGTCGTTGTTTTGCCTACGCCGCCTTTTTGGTTGGCAATTGCTATGATCTTACCCATTTATCGTTTCAGAATTTAGAACCGTAAAAATACAATTATTTATGGTTCGTGAAAACGGAAATTGTTAACATGCGGAAAATAAAAAAGCCACACATTGCTGTATGGCTTTTCCTTTCTTTTTCGCCTGGGTTATTGGATAACCAGTTTTTTAGATACCGTATTTTTACCCGACTCAAGCGTCACCATATAGATGCCCGGTGTAAGGCTGGAGAGGCTGATCTCCTTGGCATTAAAGCCATCAGCTGCTATTTCTGTTTCAAATACTTTAGCGCCTGTCATAGAATAGATGCTCACGGTATTTTTTACAGAAGCACTGTTCTGCAGGTCGTAAATTAGCGTGATATTTTTGTTTACCGACGGGTTAGGGTAGAAGCCGAACGAATCCTTGCTGAAATCTTCCATCCCTGCTGTCCCGGAAAGGTTTTTATAATTGAAGCTTAGCGTACCGGCGGCAGATCCGGAGAACGAAGTGAAGTACATCCTGTAAACTGTGCCGTCTGCGTATTTAACATAGTAGGTTATAGCCGGGTCGATGGCATAGCCGCCTCCGTTAAATGCTTTCCAGTCATCGCCAATGGTGTTGATATCGGTTGAATAAGCAGAAGCTTCAGGGAGTACAGGTGTTACGCCAGTATTGCCGGTCTCGGCTACCTGTGCTACGGCCACAAGCGGACTTTGAAGCGCCCCGGTAACATTATACATAGCCGTTTGCCCCATTGCAGTAACGGGAGCATAATATTTCCTGAACACGATGTCCCAGTCGGCGTCTGCAGGGGTTACAGGTACAATATCGTTTGTTGTAAACGAGAAGTGGGTAAACCTGTTAGTTGCAGAAGCATCGGTGTCAACCACTTTTGTTTCATCGGCAGCCCACGCAGTGCCATTCCACCCGGAATATGTAAAAGTCATCTCGCCATTATATGGGTTGAAGTCATTAATGAATATTTTTTTATAGTTGTCAGCGCTAAACTTAAGTACAAATACAACCACGCCTTCAACATGGTGGCTGCTGGTGTTATAATTACCCCAGCCGAAGTTCAGCGGGCCGGGAGTGGGGTTATTGGCATTGTCAAAAGCGCCTTCGCCCCAGGTAAAGTGGCTGTTGTACAATTCTGTCCATGTAGCTTCCTGGGTCACGTCAACACCGGCATAACCTGCTTCCGAAGCTGCCGCCTGAAATATCCTTATCCCTTTGCCGTCGTTTACACGGATGGCACCCATGCCCATTTGGCCTACTGCCTTTTCAAAGGAAAGGTCCCAGCTTGCAGCGGCAACAGGGGTTTGTGTGTTGGTAGAGAATTTATAATATACCTGGTTGGCATAAGCGGGTTGTAAAGCTACGTTTACTTCGGTATAACCTTCCTGCGCCGTTGCAAACAGGCCTGTAAGGAATGCGGCTGCGAATAGTAGATTTTTTTTCATTGTGTTTATTTAGATTTATTAAAAATAATTTGATGCCGCAAATATATTTATTTAAAGTAATTCTAAATAAGAAAAAGAAGTTTTTTTACTGTTAAAATTGAATTGGAAGTGTTGCTGTTAAAGAAGGGAAAGTAAACAGTAAATCGTACAACGAAAAAAGGGCTGCCTGCCGACAGCCCTTTGTGGGATCAATTATTTTAACATCCCTTAATGCTGTTTACCGTTTAAGGGAAGAGTGAAGTTCAATCTAAAATCTAAAATCTAAAATCTGAAATGGTTACTTGTTCTTCTTCGCTTTTATCATTGCTTCCAGCATATCCCACATTTCTTCGGGGATAGCTTCAAGAAGGTTGAACTGACCGGCACCTTTGAGCCATTCGCCGCCGTCTATGGTAATCACTTCGCCATTTACATAGGCAGAGAAATCGGAAACAAGGTAGGCCGCAATGTTAGCCAGTTCCTGGTGGTCGCCCACACGCTGTAACGGCACTTTTTTGGCAAGGTCGAATTTTTCTTTCAGGTCGCCCGGCAGCAGCCTGTCCCACGCCCCCTTGGTAGGGAAGGGTCCCGGTGCAATAGCATTCGAGCGGATGCCATATTTTGCCCATTCTACTGCAAGGCTGCGGGTCATTGCCAGTACGCCTGCTTTTGCAGTAGCGCTTGGTACCACATACGCCGAACCTGTCCATGCATAGGTGGTTACAATATTCAGTATGGTCGATTTTTCCTGTTTTGTATCTATCCAGTGCTTCCCGAAAGCCAGCGTACAGTTCTTGGAACCTTTCAGTACGATGTCAATTATTGTATCGAAGGCATTCGCCGAAAGCCTTTCGGTAGGCGAAATGAAGTTGCCCGCCGCGTTGTTGAGCAGTACATCCACTTTTCCGTAAGCATCCAGTACGGCTTTCAGCATGGCTTCCACTTCCTCATAATGGCGGACATCGCACTGCACGGCAAGGCATTTCCCGCCGGTCTGCTCTTCCAGTTCTTTAGCAGTGTTCTGTAATTTCTCAAGGTCGCGCGAGGTTATGGCAACTTTCGCGCCAAGCTCCATGAAATATTTTGTCATCGATTTGCCAAGGCCGCTCCCGCCACCGGTAACCACAATTACCTTACCTTCAAGCGCATTATCGCGAAGCATTTTATCTGTATAGCTCATAGTATCAAAAAAATTATTACTCCCGTAAAGATATAAAATATTATGCACGCCTTGTTGTTTGGCAGCGGTGTATTATCTTTATGAAAATAGGCAGGCAATTTACGCAACCGTTCCTGCGTTTTATCATCTTACTATAAAACCAGCTAATTATGAAACACTTACGATTACTCTTTTCAGTCCTGCCGCTGTTATTGCTGGCGGGATGCTACGGCTATGGCAGTGGCGACGATGTCGTGCTGACAGATCCTCCACCCGCATCCTATCAGGCCGTCGTTATGGACCGCGGAGAATTTGAAGCCGCGGTACACATGATGCCTGTACAGCCTATTACCAAAGCGGGAAAAATTTACATCAAGGACAATTTCCTTTTTATCAATGATGTCAACAAAGGCTTCCATGTCTTTAATTACACCGATCCCCTTAATCCCATGCCACTGGGTTTCCTGAATATCCCGGGCGCAACAGACCTGGCTATGAGCGACAACGTAATGTATGTCAACCAGGCAACCGATCTTGTAACGATGCAGTTCCAGGATGTTGGCAATACCGTAATCGTGACCAAGCGAAACAAAGATGTTTTCCCTGTATTGCTGTCGCCCAACGGAACCGTAGGGCAGGTAGCAGATAATGAGGTAGTAATAGGTTGGGATGAAATTTAATAAGCAGCACCATGAAAAATAGTATACTATATTTTACAGCATTCCTTTTTATGCTCTTTAGCTGCTCGGGAGACGGTAGCAACGATAGGGTGAACAATAGCGGCCTGGAAAAAGGCGACGGCCTTGGCGGCTCACTGGCGGTATTTGCCCTTGTAGGGGATTATCTCTATACTGTTGACCATTCCAGCCTCAATGTGTTTGCAGTAGTAAACCAGTCAGATCCTGTTAAGGTAAATACTGTCGTTATAGGCAGCGGCGATATCGAAACACTTTTCGCACACGGAAACAACCTTTATATCGGTTCCCAGAATGGCATGTACATTTATTCGCTCGCCGACCCTGAAAATCCGGTACAGGTAACATCGGTGCAGCACTTTACGGCCTGCGACCCCGTGGAGGCCAATGATACGCACTCTTTCGTAACCCTGCATTCCAATACTTTTTGCGGCAATAACGTTAACCAGCTCCAGATCTATAATACTGCGGACCGGGCAAACCCAGTATTGGTAAGCAGCCGCGACCTGATCTATCCCAAAGGCCTGGGGCTTTACGGCAACTATCTTTTTGTGTGCGACGATACCATAAAGATTTTTGATGTAAGCAATCCTGCTAATCCTGTCCAGGCGCAAACCATCAATAAAGCTTGTTTCGATGTTATCATCAGGGGAGATGAGCTCTATGCCATTGGCGAAGGCGGGCTGTACCGCTATCAGCTTAATCCAACGGATATTACGCAGATAACCTATATGAGCGAAATCTCTCTTTAGTAACATAAAATGCAGAAAGCCGGTACAGTAATGCACCGGCTTTTTTTATGCTGTTTTATTGCAAAAAGCTGCCCCAATATGGAGCAGCCAAAACAAACCTATGAAACAACCTATTATTTTGCAAAACGGGCTTACATATTCACCCTCTTTTCTTTAGGATACCTCACTTCATAAGACAGTTGCTTTTTCACCGACTCTTTCGGTTTCATGTTGAGCTTCCAGGTGAGCAGGCCTTTTTTCTCATCATAGTCGGCACCGCCTGTTTTTACCTCTTCTACTTTTATCTCCTTGTTTTGCGATACCGGTATACGGTCCATCAGTACCAGTTCTATGTCAGTAGCTTTGTTATTGCGCACGGTGATTTCGTAGTTTTTAGAAATGATGCGCGTGCCGCCCAGGAACGACTTAGCTTTCAGGTCGTCTATCTGCTTGCGCTCCACGATAACGTTCGGGTCAACGCCAAGGGAGATAACAAGCTCTTCGGTAGTCTGTAGCGGGTCAAGGAATGTTTTCCCTGCAAAGCTGCCTTCAAAATAAATATTCGCTTCACCCGGCAGCAGGTCGAATTTTTCCCAGTCTTTTACCCTTACCGTAAGGAATACATTTTCATTTAGAAGCGGCGCGGTAAAATATTCATACGTGGCAGGCATATCAAACTGGTCGATGGTTATGACAGTAACTTCCTCTGTAGAAGCAATGGTGTAAGGTTTATCAATTTTGAATGTAACGTTGGTAACACCCATTTCTTTTGTAGCTCCGGTTGACACATTTAAGCCGGGAATCTGCCCTTCTAATGTGCTTATAAATGATGCATTCGGCCTTCCTTCTATCGTTTTTGATGTTACTGTAGTAGCGGCAACATCTGACCTTGACGTATTACGATATCCCTCAACCACAACTTCACTTAGTGTCTGCACATCATCTTCCATCGTTACATTCATCTGCTGTGCATATATCGGGAGTATCTGGGTTGTCATACCGACGAATGTAAATGCCAGGTTTTGTCCATTCCTTACAGTGAGAGAATAGTTCCCGTCAAAGTCCGTCTGGACACTATTGTTAGTGCCTTGCTCAACTACACTTACCCCGGGGATAGGCATGCCTGTTTGGTCTAAAACTACGCCCGTCACCTTTTTTACGGTAGGATTATATTTATACCCATAGCTTTTAGTGCTGGTTTGCTGGGCGCGATATTCCTGTATGAAGTTGAGGTACTGCGGCAACACTTCAGGCTTAATATTATTGATGTTCGGGTCGCCGGTAGAGAGAGTCACCTTTACATCGTTCCAGTCCTCGCCGGTATTCTGGTATACATGGGCTTTGTAAAAAATGCTCAGAGGCTGCCTGATGCCCTTCGTCTTGATGTCATAAATAGGGAACCAGCCCGCCTGCGACACATTGTATTTCGTGATAAGGTTGAGCGCTACCGGGGCAGGTGCATCTATCTTTACCAATATCTCGCCGCGCTGCTCGCGGCTTGCGCTGGTCAGCTTGCTGTATTCCTGCTGCAGGTCGCTTATTTCTTTATTTATTGCATTGCTTTTTATCGATGCGTCATAGATCTCCGTCTGTATCGCGGCATGTCTTTCACGGTAATATTGGGCGAAAGCCGTCACCTGCGCTACGGTAAGGCTTTGCTGCTCGCCTTTAAGGGCACGGTTCGATGTCAGCAATGTCTGTTCTTCGCGAAGGCCGGTAATTAGGTTTTGTAATACCGTGTAGCTCCTGCTCTTTTCGGTAAGCTGGGCTTCAATAAGGTTCATTTTGCCGGTATCTGCTTTTTTATCAATATAATTTACAGAATAGCTGATAGACAGGATAGAAGCATCTTTAAGGCCGCTTACCTGTATGCTGTTCTGGTCGATGAGCGGAGAGAGGCCGGTGAGGTAAACTTCCGATACGCCTTTCGGCAAATTGACCACCGCTTCGGATGTTACCTGTGCGCCGCTTCGGTATATTGTTACTTCTTTTATCGTCGATTTTGGCTTTACCTCGCCTGCAAACATCAGGGAAGGGAGCAATAGGAGTAATAGTATCCTTTTCATAGTATAGTTTGTTTT
Above is a genomic segment from Flavobacterium album containing:
- a CDS encoding rhomboid family intramembrane serine protease; protein product: MGIIDDLKMEYRMGGITQRLIFWNVGLFVVPMVVFSILALFNVGFPPLQWYLPNNEDWISLSSNPADLLWKPWSLITYAFLHGGFLHLFFNMVMLFAAGRFFLTFFTQKQMFGLYMLAAIFSGLVFILSYNTLPLLSARGQSNMVGASAAIMAVLIAVAVYAPYYNVRLLLLGNVKLWHIAAFFIISDLIMASVENEGGHIAHLAGSLLGYLYIVLLKNGTDLSKGVSGIIDFFSNLFKPRKAKPFTKVHRNTAPPVNRPSPKPKDITQKQIDDILDKISKSGYDSLTKEEKEFLFRLENNK
- a CDS encoding endonuclease/exonuclease/phosphatase family protein, which codes for MKKLSWFNKVMFFFNIVLTVLTFIAYLLPFMAPKLFPFLSVFTLMMPLMLVLNFLFFLYWLLQTKRQMLLSGLVLLLGITFVSKCYKFSSTNMPEEKDDFTLMSYNVRLFNLYDWIPRKDIAGTIMGFIKEKKPDIVCLQEYSKRGKASFPAYRHKFVFGRDGETGQAIYSRFPIIDSGHIEFPGSANNVIFADIKKGKDTLRVYSMHLQSIKISPDIHEKINEEKSKVIFKRMSEAFAKQQHQAELFEKHKGSCRYKMVICGDLNNSAFSYVYRSVKGKMKDAFEEAGSGFGKSYNYKYYPARIDYIFTDKMINVKQYTTFDTFVNSDHFPVMTRLSLKEEE
- a CDS encoding WbqC family protein, with amino-acid sequence MDILIHSTYFPSISHFVAMAHAGKVVFEAEDNFQKQTNRNRMYIYSPNGMQMLNIPVKHSNDGNRQLFKDVKIEPAFDWQKQHFKSLEAAYRSSPFFEYFEDDIRPVFEKKHTFMMDLNFEIMDIVTSCLGMDYNPERTVEYFREANGLQDYRYLANGKKDTAAFEPYTQVFGEKHGFINNLSILDLLFNEGRYAMEYLRKQAL
- the lepB gene encoding signal peptidase I, which encodes MTLLQWFIFFLAVQVIHFLGTWKLYEKAGRKRWEAAVPVYNAVVLMQIINRPKWWTILLFIPVVNLIMFPVVWVQTLRAFGKRSSTDTILGIVTLGLYIYAINYNDKVTYTPEGEEERKDSTVGSLLFAIVVATIVHTYVMQPFTIPTASLEKTLLVGDFLFVSKFNYGARTPMTTIAAPMVHDTIPVINTKSYSNWPQLPYFRLPGFEKVEKNDIVVFNWPIDTVVKFRDNSGRRVRKPVDKKSNYVKRCVGTPGDNLSIKDGVVLINGKELKLSGRAKLQHIYFVTTKDGSMLDPNYLIGELQINRSDIGYDSSQNKYIFRALTDENAEILKTNPLVKSVERYKFNYDPANPGTSIFPHSKPEWTQDNMGPIYIPEEGKTVELNKETLPFYKMIITDYEHNTLEDIGGQILINGQPATSYTFKQNYYWMMGDNRHNSEDSRYWGFVPEDHIVGKPVFVWMSLDENKKPRWDRFFITVGGDDEPVSYFKYFLGALVLYIGFSFFRNRRNKAEKA
- the dapB gene encoding 4-hydroxy-tetrahydrodipicolinate reductase, which gives rise to MKIALLGYGKMGKVIERIALERGHEIVLRKSSADTFEGLNDADVAIDFSIPDAAVGNISACLNGNVPVISGTTGWLEHYHDMAKLCEDKNGAFIYGSNFSLGVNIFFELNTYLAKMMASLKQYRVSMEEVHHIQKLDAPSGTAITLAKDIIANSDYSSWAIGNPQEDEIFINAKREEGVPGTHTVMYDSEVDSIEIKHTAHSREGFALGAVIAAEWLLGKKGIYSMKDVLGLQ
- a CDS encoding DUF5683 domain-containing protein, yielding MRNLLSIFIVLFFLSSVPAFAQDEVKVIDTPKPKDSLLLKPYKLDALAPSKAAFYSAIVPGLGQVYNKKYWKVPLVYGGMGLSFYYYTFNNNKYHEYRDAYKARLAGRPVTGQLAELGNDRLIAAQKFHQRNRDLSLLLTVGIYVLNIIDANVDAHLQQFNVNENLSLKPSMQQNQMDYKYSMGFSLNYQF
- a CDS encoding ParB/RepB/Spo0J family partition protein → MTKAIKKQALGRGLSALLKDPENDIKSVEDKNADKVVGNILEIELDAIEINPFQPRTNFNEEALRELSISIKELGVIQPITVRKLDFNKYQLISGERRLRASKLAGLETVPAYIRIANDNESLVMALVENIQRHDLDPIEIALSYQRLMDEIQLTQEQMSDRVGKKRSTIANYLRLLKLDPIIQTGIRDGFISMGHGRAIINIEDHDAQADIYQKIVSRNLSVRETEALVKTYQDSLKPAPAKPAKGEPFKVDEEHTKAITGFFGAKVDVKADSKGKGKITIPFHSQEDFNRIIKLIKG
- a CDS encoding ParA family protein, which encodes MGKIIAIANQKGGVGKTTTTVNLAASLGVLEKKVLLIDADPQANASSGLGIDVESVEMGTYQILEHSNTPKEATIECTAPNVWVIPAHIDLVAIEIELVDKENREYMLKQALKSVKDEYDYILIDCAPSLGLLTLNALTAADSVVIPIQCEYFALEGLGKLLNTIKSVQKIHNPALDIEGLLLTMYDSRLRLSNQVVEEVQKHFHDMVFDTVIQRNVKLSEAPSFGESIINYDATSKGAVNYINLAEEIIKKNSTKVGL